In Dermacentor albipictus isolate Rhodes 1998 colony chromosome 6, USDA_Dalb.pri_finalv2, whole genome shotgun sequence, the following proteins share a genomic window:
- the LOC135899494 gene encoding uncharacterized protein isoform X1, producing MSANTRSSGNHCVIFGCTNNYRKRKLLAEQTCDVHQQPRRVCGCELVKFHRFPADPEHRRLWIASVNRKDFLPSDSSRVCSVHFVSGERTDTNPIPMRSLGYERKVKVGRRRIVRGDYVPTKRRRLPGDEVESAQPEPCAPIDYPQLDGVSDESVEPSLDDNQVSRTLAGNGAMLSKTDPDASREEVCKVDAATQWEDMTTAHHTYSAPLKLVNIRTPLLEKMTAAGLRFYTGVSPDIFKKLALCIQRTPLRPSQLHTEDQLLLALMRLRLGLLYRDLASRFCIAPSSVCNIFKNVLKSLKEIMKYVVIWLPRSRIQSTMPSAFIENGFQTTTCIFDCTEVALERPTKQKPRAQTYSSYKAHNTVKFLVVIAPNGLIMYISRAFGGRASDKFIVRQSGVQEYLVPGDVIMADRGFTLDPYLEAQGIKLNMPAFTKDICICKGKHSCINNCEQG from the exons ATGTCAGCTAACACCAGGTCATCGGGGAACCACTGCGTTATCTTCGGCTGTACGAATAATTATAGAAAGAGGAAGCTGTTGGCGGAACAAACGTGCGACGTGCATCAACAGCCACGGCGTGTTTGTGGTTGCGAACTCGTCAAGTTTCACCGTTTTCCTGCTGACCCAGAGCACCGGCGTTTGTGGATTGCGAGCGTCAACAGGAAGGACTTCCTACCGTCCGACAGTTCGCGGGTATGCTCGGTACATTTCGTTTCTGGCGAACGTACCGACACGAATCCGATACCGATGAGGAGCCTCGGCTATGAGCGGAAG GTCAAAGTCGGGCGACGACGAATAGTGAGAGGCGACTACGTGCCTACGAAGAGACGAAGG cttcctGGAGATGAAGTGGAGTCGGCACAGCCAGAGCCATGCGCACCCATTGATTAT CCACAATTGGATGGTGTGTCGGATGAAAGTGTGGAACCTTCACTAGATGACAATCAG GTGTCTAGAACTTTGGCTGGTAATGGTGCCATGTTATCAAAAACAGATCCAGATGCATCACGTGAAGAG GTGTGCAAAGTGGACGCAGCTACACAGTGGGAAGATATGACAACTGCCCATCACACATATTCTGCACCTTTAAAGTTGGTAAATATCAGAACACCACTTTTGGAAAAGATGACTGCAGCTGGCCTACGATTCTACACAGGGGTATCACCAGACATATTTAAGAAGCTTGCACTGTGCATTCAGAGGACACCTTTGCGGCCTTCACAACTTCACACAGAAGACCAGCTGCTTCTAGCACTGATGCGCTTGAGGCTTGGCCTTCTTTACAGGGACCTAGCATCGAGATTTTGTATTGCACCATCCTCTGTGTGCAATATATTCAAGAATGTCCTCAAATCACTTAAAGAGATCATGAAATATGTCGTAATCTGGCTCCCGAGATCTCGTATTCAGAGCACTATGCCAAGTGCATTCATAGAAAATGGTTTTCAAACCACTACGTGCATATTCGATTGCACAGAGGTTGCACTTGAAAGGCCAACCAAACAAAAGCCACGAGCCCAAACCTACAGTTCATACAAAGCTCATAATACTGTAAAGTTTCTTGTGGTAATTGCTCCAAATGGCCTTATTATGTACATTTCTCGTGCATTTGGTGGTCGTGCTTCGGACAAATTTATTGTCAGACAGAGTGGCGTCCAGGAATACCTTGTTCCTGGGGATGTGATAATGGCCGACAGGGGCTTCACTCTGGACCCCTACTTGGAAGCACAGGGAATCAAATTGAACATGCCAGCATTCACCAAAG ATATATGCATTTGCAAAGGGAAACATTCTTGCATCAACAATTGTGAGCAAGGTTGA
- the LOC135899494 gene encoding THAP domain-containing protein 11-like isoform X8, which translates to MSANTRSSGNHCVIFGCTNNYRKRKLLAEQTCDVHQQPRRVCGCELVKFHRFPADPEHRRLWIASVNRKDFLPSDSSRVCSVHFVSGERTDTNPIPMRSLGYERKVKVGRRRIVRGDYVPTKRRRLPGDEVESAQPEPCAPIDYPQLDGVSDESVEPSLDDNQVSRTLAGNGAMLSKTDPDASREEVCKVDAATQWEDMTTAHHTYSAPLKLIYAFAKGNILASTIVSKVEQPMNDATMGRANFLNRKSPQLGALHQYEYMWSEP; encoded by the exons ATGTCAGCTAACACCAGGTCATCGGGGAACCACTGCGTTATCTTCGGCTGTACGAATAATTATAGAAAGAGGAAGCTGTTGGCGGAACAAACGTGCGACGTGCATCAACAGCCACGGCGTGTTTGTGGTTGCGAACTCGTCAAGTTTCACCGTTTTCCTGCTGACCCAGAGCACCGGCGTTTGTGGATTGCGAGCGTCAACAGGAAGGACTTCCTACCGTCCGACAGTTCGCGGGTATGCTCGGTACATTTCGTTTCTGGCGAACGTACCGACACGAATCCGATACCGATGAGGAGCCTCGGCTATGAGCGGAAG GTCAAAGTCGGGCGACGACGAATAGTGAGAGGCGACTACGTGCCTACGAAGAGACGAAGG cttcctGGAGATGAAGTGGAGTCGGCACAGCCAGAGCCATGCGCACCCATTGATTAT CCACAATTGGATGGTGTGTCGGATGAAAGTGTGGAACCTTCACTAGATGACAATCAG GTGTCTAGAACTTTGGCTGGTAATGGTGCCATGTTATCAAAAACAGATCCAGATGCATCACGTGAAGAG GTGTGCAAAGTGGACGCAGCTACACAGTGGGAAGATATGACAACTGCCCATCACACATATTCTGCACCTTTAAAGTTG ATATATGCATTTGCAAAGGGAAACATTCTTGCATCAACAATTGTGAGCAAGGTTGAACAACCCATGAATGATGCAACAATG GGAAGGGCCAACTTTCTGAACAGGAAGTCACCTCAACTCGGCGCATTGCATCAGTACGAATACATGTGGAGCGAGCCATAA
- the LOC135899494 gene encoding THAP domain-containing protein 11-like isoform X7: protein MSANTRSSGNHCVIFGCTNNYRKRKLLAEQTCDVHQQPRRVCGCELVKFHRFPADPEHRRLWIASVNRKDFLPSDSSRVCSVHFVSGERTDTNPIPMRSLGYERKVKVGRRRIVRGDYVPTKRRRLPGDEVESAQPEPCAPIDYPQLDGVSDESVEPSLDDNQVSRTLAGNGAMLSKTDPDASREEVCKVDAATQWEDMTTAHHTYSAPLKLSGVQEYLVPGDVIMADRGFTLDPYLEAQGIKLNMPAFTKDICICKGKHSCINNCEQG, encoded by the exons ATGTCAGCTAACACCAGGTCATCGGGGAACCACTGCGTTATCTTCGGCTGTACGAATAATTATAGAAAGAGGAAGCTGTTGGCGGAACAAACGTGCGACGTGCATCAACAGCCACGGCGTGTTTGTGGTTGCGAACTCGTCAAGTTTCACCGTTTTCCTGCTGACCCAGAGCACCGGCGTTTGTGGATTGCGAGCGTCAACAGGAAGGACTTCCTACCGTCCGACAGTTCGCGGGTATGCTCGGTACATTTCGTTTCTGGCGAACGTACCGACACGAATCCGATACCGATGAGGAGCCTCGGCTATGAGCGGAAG GTCAAAGTCGGGCGACGACGAATAGTGAGAGGCGACTACGTGCCTACGAAGAGACGAAGG cttcctGGAGATGAAGTGGAGTCGGCACAGCCAGAGCCATGCGCACCCATTGATTAT CCACAATTGGATGGTGTGTCGGATGAAAGTGTGGAACCTTCACTAGATGACAATCAG GTGTCTAGAACTTTGGCTGGTAATGGTGCCATGTTATCAAAAACAGATCCAGATGCATCACGTGAAGAG GTGTGCAAAGTGGACGCAGCTACACAGTGGGAAGATATGACAACTGCCCATCACACATATTCTGCACCTTTAAAGTTG AGTGGCGTCCAGGAATACCTTGTTCCTGGGGATGTGATAATGGCCGACAGGGGCTTCACTCTGGACCCCTACTTGGAAGCACAGGGAATCAAATTGAACATGCCAGCATTCACCAAAG ATATATGCATTTGCAAAGGGAAACATTCTTGCATCAACAATTGTGAGCAAGGTTGA
- the LOC135899494 gene encoding uncharacterized protein isoform X2, whose amino-acid sequence MSANTRSSGNHCVIFGCTNNYRKRKLLAEQTCDVHQQPRRVCGCELVKFHRFPADPEHRRLWIASVNRKDFLPSDSSRVCSVHFVSGERTDTNPIPMRSLGYERKVKVGRRRIVRGDYVPTKRRRLPGDEVESAQPEPCAPIDYPQLDGVSDESVEPSLDDNQVCKVDAATQWEDMTTAHHTYSAPLKLVNIRTPLLEKMTAAGLRFYTGVSPDIFKKLALCIQRTPLRPSQLHTEDQLLLALMRLRLGLLYRDLASRFCIAPSSVCNIFKNVLKSLKEIMKYVVIWLPRSRIQSTMPSAFIENGFQTTTCIFDCTEVALERPTKQKPRAQTYSSYKAHNTVKFLVVIAPNGLIMYISRAFGGRASDKFIVRQSGVQEYLVPGDVIMADRGFTLDPYLEAQGIKLNMPAFTKDICICKGKHSCINNCEQG is encoded by the exons ATGTCAGCTAACACCAGGTCATCGGGGAACCACTGCGTTATCTTCGGCTGTACGAATAATTATAGAAAGAGGAAGCTGTTGGCGGAACAAACGTGCGACGTGCATCAACAGCCACGGCGTGTTTGTGGTTGCGAACTCGTCAAGTTTCACCGTTTTCCTGCTGACCCAGAGCACCGGCGTTTGTGGATTGCGAGCGTCAACAGGAAGGACTTCCTACCGTCCGACAGTTCGCGGGTATGCTCGGTACATTTCGTTTCTGGCGAACGTACCGACACGAATCCGATACCGATGAGGAGCCTCGGCTATGAGCGGAAG GTCAAAGTCGGGCGACGACGAATAGTGAGAGGCGACTACGTGCCTACGAAGAGACGAAGG cttcctGGAGATGAAGTGGAGTCGGCACAGCCAGAGCCATGCGCACCCATTGATTAT CCACAATTGGATGGTGTGTCGGATGAAAGTGTGGAACCTTCACTAGATGACAATCAG GTGTGCAAAGTGGACGCAGCTACACAGTGGGAAGATATGACAACTGCCCATCACACATATTCTGCACCTTTAAAGTTGGTAAATATCAGAACACCACTTTTGGAAAAGATGACTGCAGCTGGCCTACGATTCTACACAGGGGTATCACCAGACATATTTAAGAAGCTTGCACTGTGCATTCAGAGGACACCTTTGCGGCCTTCACAACTTCACACAGAAGACCAGCTGCTTCTAGCACTGATGCGCTTGAGGCTTGGCCTTCTTTACAGGGACCTAGCATCGAGATTTTGTATTGCACCATCCTCTGTGTGCAATATATTCAAGAATGTCCTCAAATCACTTAAAGAGATCATGAAATATGTCGTAATCTGGCTCCCGAGATCTCGTATTCAGAGCACTATGCCAAGTGCATTCATAGAAAATGGTTTTCAAACCACTACGTGCATATTCGATTGCACAGAGGTTGCACTTGAAAGGCCAACCAAACAAAAGCCACGAGCCCAAACCTACAGTTCATACAAAGCTCATAATACTGTAAAGTTTCTTGTGGTAATTGCTCCAAATGGCCTTATTATGTACATTTCTCGTGCATTTGGTGGTCGTGCTTCGGACAAATTTATTGTCAGACAGAGTGGCGTCCAGGAATACCTTGTTCCTGGGGATGTGATAATGGCCGACAGGGGCTTCACTCTGGACCCCTACTTGGAAGCACAGGGAATCAAATTGAACATGCCAGCATTCACCAAAG ATATATGCATTTGCAAAGGGAAACATTCTTGCATCAACAATTGTGAGCAAGGTTGA
- the LOC135899494 gene encoding uncharacterized protein isoform X3, whose amino-acid sequence MKWSRHSQSHAHPLIMFFQPQQCTIFDISAASAGALKDILTTQHPQLDGVSDESVEPSLDDNQVSRTLAGNGAMLSKTDPDASREEVCKVDAATQWEDMTTAHHTYSAPLKLVNIRTPLLEKMTAAGLRFYTGVSPDIFKKLALCIQRTPLRPSQLHTEDQLLLALMRLRLGLLYRDLASRFCIAPSSVCNIFKNVLKSLKEIMKYVVIWLPRSRIQSTMPSAFIENGFQTTTCIFDCTEVALERPTKQKPRAQTYSSYKAHNTVKFLVVIAPNGLIMYISRAFGGRASDKFIVRQSGVQEYLVPGDVIMADRGFTLDPYLEAQGIKLNMPAFTKDICICKGKHSCINNCEQG is encoded by the exons ATGAAGTGGAGTCGGCACAGCCAGAGCCATGCGCACCCATTGATTAT GTTCTTTCAACCTCAACAATGTACCATTTTTGACATCTCTGCTGCGTCTGCAGGTGCATTGAAGGATATTCTTACTACCCAGCAT CCACAATTGGATGGTGTGTCGGATGAAAGTGTGGAACCTTCACTAGATGACAATCAG GTGTCTAGAACTTTGGCTGGTAATGGTGCCATGTTATCAAAAACAGATCCAGATGCATCACGTGAAGAG GTGTGCAAAGTGGACGCAGCTACACAGTGGGAAGATATGACAACTGCCCATCACACATATTCTGCACCTTTAAAGTTGGTAAATATCAGAACACCACTTTTGGAAAAGATGACTGCAGCTGGCCTACGATTCTACACAGGGGTATCACCAGACATATTTAAGAAGCTTGCACTGTGCATTCAGAGGACACCTTTGCGGCCTTCACAACTTCACACAGAAGACCAGCTGCTTCTAGCACTGATGCGCTTGAGGCTTGGCCTTCTTTACAGGGACCTAGCATCGAGATTTTGTATTGCACCATCCTCTGTGTGCAATATATTCAAGAATGTCCTCAAATCACTTAAAGAGATCATGAAATATGTCGTAATCTGGCTCCCGAGATCTCGTATTCAGAGCACTATGCCAAGTGCATTCATAGAAAATGGTTTTCAAACCACTACGTGCATATTCGATTGCACAGAGGTTGCACTTGAAAGGCCAACCAAACAAAAGCCACGAGCCCAAACCTACAGTTCATACAAAGCTCATAATACTGTAAAGTTTCTTGTGGTAATTGCTCCAAATGGCCTTATTATGTACATTTCTCGTGCATTTGGTGGTCGTGCTTCGGACAAATTTATTGTCAGACAGAGTGGCGTCCAGGAATACCTTGTTCCTGGGGATGTGATAATGGCCGACAGGGGCTTCACTCTGGACCCCTACTTGGAAGCACAGGGAATCAAATTGAACATGCCAGCATTCACCAAAG ATATATGCATTTGCAAAGGGAAACATTCTTGCATCAACAATTGTGAGCAAGGTTGA
- the LOC135899494 gene encoding uncharacterized protein isoform X4, which produces MKWSRHSQSHAHPLIMFFQPQQCTIFDISAASAGALKDILTTQHPQLDGVSDESVEPSLDDNQVCKVDAATQWEDMTTAHHTYSAPLKLVNIRTPLLEKMTAAGLRFYTGVSPDIFKKLALCIQRTPLRPSQLHTEDQLLLALMRLRLGLLYRDLASRFCIAPSSVCNIFKNVLKSLKEIMKYVVIWLPRSRIQSTMPSAFIENGFQTTTCIFDCTEVALERPTKQKPRAQTYSSYKAHNTVKFLVVIAPNGLIMYISRAFGGRASDKFIVRQSGVQEYLVPGDVIMADRGFTLDPYLEAQGIKLNMPAFTKDICICKGKHSCINNCEQG; this is translated from the exons ATGAAGTGGAGTCGGCACAGCCAGAGCCATGCGCACCCATTGATTAT GTTCTTTCAACCTCAACAATGTACCATTTTTGACATCTCTGCTGCGTCTGCAGGTGCATTGAAGGATATTCTTACTACCCAGCAT CCACAATTGGATGGTGTGTCGGATGAAAGTGTGGAACCTTCACTAGATGACAATCAG GTGTGCAAAGTGGACGCAGCTACACAGTGGGAAGATATGACAACTGCCCATCACACATATTCTGCACCTTTAAAGTTGGTAAATATCAGAACACCACTTTTGGAAAAGATGACTGCAGCTGGCCTACGATTCTACACAGGGGTATCACCAGACATATTTAAGAAGCTTGCACTGTGCATTCAGAGGACACCTTTGCGGCCTTCACAACTTCACACAGAAGACCAGCTGCTTCTAGCACTGATGCGCTTGAGGCTTGGCCTTCTTTACAGGGACCTAGCATCGAGATTTTGTATTGCACCATCCTCTGTGTGCAATATATTCAAGAATGTCCTCAAATCACTTAAAGAGATCATGAAATATGTCGTAATCTGGCTCCCGAGATCTCGTATTCAGAGCACTATGCCAAGTGCATTCATAGAAAATGGTTTTCAAACCACTACGTGCATATTCGATTGCACAGAGGTTGCACTTGAAAGGCCAACCAAACAAAAGCCACGAGCCCAAACCTACAGTTCATACAAAGCTCATAATACTGTAAAGTTTCTTGTGGTAATTGCTCCAAATGGCCTTATTATGTACATTTCTCGTGCATTTGGTGGTCGTGCTTCGGACAAATTTATTGTCAGACAGAGTGGCGTCCAGGAATACCTTGTTCCTGGGGATGTGATAATGGCCGACAGGGGCTTCACTCTGGACCCCTACTTGGAAGCACAGGGAATCAAATTGAACATGCCAGCATTCACCAAAG ATATATGCATTTGCAAAGGGAAACATTCTTGCATCAACAATTGTGAGCAAGGTTGA
- the LOC135899494 gene encoding uncharacterized protein isoform X6: MLSKTDPDASREEVCKVDAATQWEDMTTAHHTYSAPLKLVNIRTPLLEKMTAAGLRFYTGVSPDIFKKLALCIQRTPLRPSQLHTEDQLLLALMRLRLGLLYRDLASRFCIAPSSVCNIFKNVLKSLKEIMKYVVIWLPRSRIQSTMPSAFIENGFQTTTCIFDCTEVALERPTKQKPRAQTYSSYKAHNTVKFLVVIAPNGLIMYISRAFGGRASDKFIVRQSGVQEYLVPGDVIMADRGFTLDPYLEAQGIKLNMPAFTKDICICKGKHSCINNCEQG, encoded by the exons ATGTTATCAAAAACAGATCCAGATGCATCACGTGAAGAG GTGTGCAAAGTGGACGCAGCTACACAGTGGGAAGATATGACAACTGCCCATCACACATATTCTGCACCTTTAAAGTTGGTAAATATCAGAACACCACTTTTGGAAAAGATGACTGCAGCTGGCCTACGATTCTACACAGGGGTATCACCAGACATATTTAAGAAGCTTGCACTGTGCATTCAGAGGACACCTTTGCGGCCTTCACAACTTCACACAGAAGACCAGCTGCTTCTAGCACTGATGCGCTTGAGGCTTGGCCTTCTTTACAGGGACCTAGCATCGAGATTTTGTATTGCACCATCCTCTGTGTGCAATATATTCAAGAATGTCCTCAAATCACTTAAAGAGATCATGAAATATGTCGTAATCTGGCTCCCGAGATCTCGTATTCAGAGCACTATGCCAAGTGCATTCATAGAAAATGGTTTTCAAACCACTACGTGCATATTCGATTGCACAGAGGTTGCACTTGAAAGGCCAACCAAACAAAAGCCACGAGCCCAAACCTACAGTTCATACAAAGCTCATAATACTGTAAAGTTTCTTGTGGTAATTGCTCCAAATGGCCTTATTATGTACATTTCTCGTGCATTTGGTGGTCGTGCTTCGGACAAATTTATTGTCAGACAGAGTGGCGTCCAGGAATACCTTGTTCCTGGGGATGTGATAATGGCCGACAGGGGCTTCACTCTGGACCCCTACTTGGAAGCACAGGGAATCAAATTGAACATGCCAGCATTCACCAAAG ATATATGCATTTGCAAAGGGAAACATTCTTGCATCAACAATTGTGAGCAAGGTTGA
- the LOC135899494 gene encoding uncharacterized protein isoform X5, translating to MQLSNTLQACFPPQNLHAGLVSLQCLNLVCKVDAATQWEDMTTAHHTYSAPLKLVNIRTPLLEKMTAAGLRFYTGVSPDIFKKLALCIQRTPLRPSQLHTEDQLLLALMRLRLGLLYRDLASRFCIAPSSVCNIFKNVLKSLKEIMKYVVIWLPRSRIQSTMPSAFIENGFQTTTCIFDCTEVALERPTKQKPRAQTYSSYKAHNTVKFLVVIAPNGLIMYISRAFGGRASDKFIVRQSGVQEYLVPGDVIMADRGFTLDPYLEAQGIKLNMPAFTKDICICKGKHSCINNCEQG from the exons ATGCAGCTgtctaatactttgcaggcatGTTTTCCACCACAGAATCTACATGCTGGACTTGTTAGTTTGCAATGcctaaacctg GTGTGCAAAGTGGACGCAGCTACACAGTGGGAAGATATGACAACTGCCCATCACACATATTCTGCACCTTTAAAGTTGGTAAATATCAGAACACCACTTTTGGAAAAGATGACTGCAGCTGGCCTACGATTCTACACAGGGGTATCACCAGACATATTTAAGAAGCTTGCACTGTGCATTCAGAGGACACCTTTGCGGCCTTCACAACTTCACACAGAAGACCAGCTGCTTCTAGCACTGATGCGCTTGAGGCTTGGCCTTCTTTACAGGGACCTAGCATCGAGATTTTGTATTGCACCATCCTCTGTGTGCAATATATTCAAGAATGTCCTCAAATCACTTAAAGAGATCATGAAATATGTCGTAATCTGGCTCCCGAGATCTCGTATTCAGAGCACTATGCCAAGTGCATTCATAGAAAATGGTTTTCAAACCACTACGTGCATATTCGATTGCACAGAGGTTGCACTTGAAAGGCCAACCAAACAAAAGCCACGAGCCCAAACCTACAGTTCATACAAAGCTCATAATACTGTAAAGTTTCTTGTGGTAATTGCTCCAAATGGCCTTATTATGTACATTTCTCGTGCATTTGGTGGTCGTGCTTCGGACAAATTTATTGTCAGACAGAGTGGCGTCCAGGAATACCTTGTTCCTGGGGATGTGATAATGGCCGACAGGGGCTTCACTCTGGACCCCTACTTGGAAGCACAGGGAATCAAATTGAACATGCCAGCATTCACCAAAG ATATATGCATTTGCAAAGGGAAACATTCTTGCATCAACAATTGTGAGCAAGGTTGA